Below is a window of Littorina saxatilis isolate snail1 linkage group LG2, US_GU_Lsax_2.0, whole genome shotgun sequence DNA.
TTAATAATTAGACAAATGTGCGAGTGCCTGTATGTgtataaggactgggtggccgagtggtaacgcacttgcgctcggaagcgagaggttgcgagttcgaccctgggtcaggtcgttagcaattttctcccccctttcctaacctaggtggtgggttcaagtgctagtctttcggatgagacgaaaaaccgaggtcccttcgtgtacactccattggggtgtgcacacgttaaagatcccacgattgacaaaagggtctttcctggcaaaattgtataggcatagataaaaaatgtccaccaaaatacccgtgtgacttggaataataggccgtgaaaagtaggatatgcgccgaaatggctgcgatctgctggccgatgtgaatgcgtgatgtattgtgtaaaaaaatccatctcacacggcataaatagatccctgcgcctttagtccgagtctggagatacgcgcaccgacacagacacacacacacacacacacaccgacacagacagacagacacacacacacacacacacacacaatcatacaccacgaccctcgtctcgattccccctctatgttaaaacatttagtcaaaacttgactaaatgtaaaaacaggtgGATAGGGGACAATTTTTGGATAGGGGACAATTGAATACACTCACAAACACTTTCACACGCGCACATActcgcgcgcacacgcacgccgGCACACACTTTCATAAACACACTTCACCGTGAAAAAACAGGTGGGATCTGAACGGGGTGTTACACCGGACATTTCTAGTTAACGCAATCCCCGACTATGCATGTTTTATGTTGATTCAACTGAAACATGATACATGTACAATAATAAAGGGGAAGACAATAgtgacacgaactcaagcgaacacTTATATTACGTGCCCCAGGCAGATGAAAAATGACACTGAAAATCATGTCGGATATATAACAGTAACAGTACTGATATTCTATGAAACACTCAAAATCAAagcaaagaagaaaataaagaggaaaacagaaaagtatttgtgttttgtgtgcagatCTGGGTGGTCTGACAGGGGTGATTATTGCACgttcttttggtttaaacaagacttATTCTATTTGAACATGCATTATACAAGAATAAGTCAAAAGGAAAAAGTTATAATAAAGGGTCAAAACGACAAGAAAATAATCTAGatgtatttgtgttttgtgtgcaggtctgggtggtctggcaggAGTGATTGTGTACGCCATCAAAACCAAAGATTTGCTCGTGGGAAACGCTGGCTACAGTTGGTCCCTAGCCTTGGTAGCGGCTGGCGCTGGGCTTGCTGTCATCGTCGGCATGGGATTCTGTGTGTCAGGCTTCTTCCTCGAACACAAGTAAGGGCAGTGACTGTTCATTgagtgtgtgagtcagtgtcaGTTCTTTTACTGATGTATCACATATGCATGCCCGTTGATTTTATTCGTCAAATTCGATTCTTCTGCTGATAAATTCCGTTTGTcaattgatttttttaatttttaatctTGGGTCTCTATGTGCGTGCGTGACGTACGtctctgactgtgtgtgtgcgtctatCTATTAGCGTGTCTCTTGTATTTCAAATCACTTGCACAGAGGTATATCGATCAATTGTAATCCTGTGCTTCTatataatgtatatatatagctCTGCTAAGAAATTTTAACAAAtatcggaagaaagtctctgctgactttcaattgttttttttcacaacttctgatatatatataaatgtataatgagagcgctgctaaaaatgccaaaatgtgcactcgatcgcttgaacttttgaagaaaaggtaaatacctatatatatataatatatacacatatatatatatatgtgtgtgtgtgtgtgtgtgtgtgtgtgtgtgtgtgtgtgtgtgtgtgtgtgtgtgtgtgtgtgtgtgtgtggagatgGAAGTACTTTCCGagctgattgattgattgcgcTTGCTTGAATAAATGCTTGAATAAGTGTGCGAAAGAAAGAAGTACAAAATTTGACAATCCATGCTTTGCTAAATATTTTTAATACATTATGTCCCCTCCCCTCGCCTGCCCCTCTTTTGAACAACAGGAAGAATGACGCGAAGAAGGGCATCAACGGCCACGGCCCCTACCTCACCTCCAACGACGAGAACTACGAGCTGGAAGCCTATACCAACCCAAGCATGCGCGACGAGCGAGACATCCCCCCTACCAACGACAACCTGCCCGGCTACGCCATGTACAACGGCATGATCAACAACCAGCCCGGCTACCGCAACAGCCTCCCTGTCGGGCCCTCCACGACCAACGTTCTCCCGCCCTTAAACGGCAGAGGAGGTCCCCCCGTTCAGCCCAAAGGCCCCGGCTACTACTCCATCAGCGACGATCGCTATTTGGACCCCTCGTTCGACCTCAGCGAGGGCTTTATGCCCAACCGTGCTCGCCCCACTTCTCGCCCCGCCCCTCGCTACGGTAGGGACGAGGACCCGTACAGCAGAGATGGCCCTAGAGGTGCGGAAGACCCCTACAGCCGAGGTGGCCCAAGAAGCATGGACGACCCCTACAGCCGTACAGGAGAAGCACCTCGCGAAGAAGACCCTTACAACCGTACCCGTGGGAACCGTTACGGTGGTGGCCCGCCACGCGCTGGCTACAACGACCCTTATGGCTTTGACCAAGCGCGTGGTGCTGATCCCTATGACCGTGCTTCTCAAAACAGGGACAACTTCTACAGGCCTGGCGGCCGGTTCTAGGCATGGAACCAACTTTTTCACACCTCTTCCAACCCGAAAAAGTGACGAAGACGTTAGAAATTACGGTTGAACTATTGAAAGTTGGGGTTTTGTAGAAAGGGCCTTGAAAGGCCGCTTCCATTCTTTGGCAAAAAGATCAAAAGGCAGGCATATATGATCCATAACAAGAACAGCTACAACACTTCTTTGAATTTGTAGTTGCGAGTTTTCGAACAGCACTGGATAGTTATTGAAACTACCGTCATATAAGCAGCCCAAGCAGCTCGCCGTGGAACCGTCTTCCTTGAGTTGAGCTGAGTTTCTACTTCCACAAATGTCTGTTCTGCCCTCACTTTCCTGTAGAATAGTTATTTGTCTAGGTGGGTCCGGATTTGTGATTCCATTATACCAGTTGGCCTTCACTTCAGAACTTTGAGGGTAAGCATCCATGAACCTTGAAGGTGGGCTGAGAAGGAGGGGAAGTGGCTGAACCTTTGTTTTTATGCGGCCAAGGTGGCGGGGGCAGGACCAGAGAAAGAGACTTTACATTACGAGTAAATTTCTTATCTTGTTTTTCTGTATGAACAAGTGATGGGCTTGTAAGTGTTATCACGTCAAAAAAGATTAAAACCGAGCATATTAAATGAAGAAGTTGGCATACTCTATTTTGAATTGTCCTTCGtgtaatttttttctttctttcgttagTCAAAAACAATCCTATTACATTCGAAATTGTTGAATAGTCTGGTTTTTGCCTGTCGTGAAATCAGTCTACAGTTCGTATTGTAATACTATTTATATGCATAAAAAATTAAGAGCAGTAACACCACACAATTGAgattgagaaaaagagagggagtgagtttgtgtgtgtgtgtgtgtgtgtgtgtgtgtgtgtgtgtgtgtgtgtgtgtgtgtgtgtgtgtgtgggagagagagagagagagagagagagagagagagaatgtcgGAACTCAGCGGGAGTATGACTGaatttgttttttcattttaattcatagtttgtgtgtgttccacttttgaacagtCGCTGCCATCTCCCTCGCGTCATTTTATTTAGGTgggaatattttttttaaatccacaaGTTCATTTTCAAGTAATGATTGAGATTTAGCAAAGTGTTTCTTTGTTACTTGAAAACTTTCATAAATATTCACTTTTAATGCTCGCAATGGGCACCTAGCTTCATTTCATGCTCAAATTCAAAGATGAGAGTGTCTGAAACCAAGGGAAGCAGCCATGTGTTATTGGTACTACTGAACCACGCGGATGTCAAATTGAGGGTGTGGTGTAACTTACTGCTGATTGATGGAAGTTGCCAGTGCTGGGTGACGTTCCATTCTAAACCACGTGATATATTTTAATGCAAACTTTCTCGCTGTCATTCCAAGATGTACACACATTAATGTGAAGTGCATGTACAGTACTGCTGTACATTACATTGATTGTATTTACATTTTGATTTGAAGAATAACAGGTGtctcatttttgttttatatggaATTTATCGTTAGGGTTTCTCTTTAAATCTATGGCAATCGAAAAACTTTGACATATAATGTTAGAACTGAAAAAAATCTTGCacaactttttttgtctttaaaaaaaaaattaagataCTTTTGTTCCAACAATAATGAAAGTTGTATTGTCCACAAGTTCGTGCCATCAAATACCTAATATGCACTCatattgttttgtcttgtaaataATTCATTTGTCCATCTTCATTGACATCCGATCCATAAGGACGACAAAATCGTGAATCAAACCAAGCATATCAGTTAACATAACCGTCAATAATCAGTTACTCACTACATATCACTCTTTAGATAACACTAACAGCGCACTAGTTTTAATCCAGACTTCCTTCTCTTCGACTTGTACCTTGTTTTGATCTTTTTTGAAATACAGATTGTAAACTACGCAAATTAATATTTCATCATCGGTATCTCTCTTaagtatatacatgtatacagcaATACAAGCGTTATGACTACATTAGGTGAACGTGTGTGCTTTTCACATCAAATGTCATGTAATTGTTTGAAACATGTTTATTTTTTGCATAATACATTGTGTACGGTAAATAACAATTCGTTATAATGTTGTTTTGATATTTGATATTACGTAAAGTTG
It encodes the following:
- the LOC138959036 gene encoding uncharacterized protein; this translates as MAGRTTLYVICLVLFPLAFAGFVVGFGTPVWIGSDNTNKGLWQNCSKVIKDCSTFDFDSGGDWLIGVRAVEIFALVMLVVAAVDIVYENCNTNFHLRPLSERLAAGILCILGGLGGLAGVIVYAIKTKDLLVGNAGYSWSLALVAAGAGLAVIVGMGFCVSGFFLEHKKNDAKKGINGHGPYLTSNDENYELEAYTNPSMRDERDIPPTNDNLPGYAMYNGMINNQPGYRNSLPVGPSTTNVLPPLNGRGGPPVQPKGPGYYSISDDRYLDPSFDLSEGFMPNRARPTSRPAPRYGRDEDPYSRDGPRGAEDPYSRGGPRSMDDPYSRTGEAPREEDPYNRTRGNRYGGGPPRAGYNDPYGFDQARGADPYDRASQNRDNFYRPGGRF